One Paucibacter aquatile genomic window, GCGGCGCCACAGGCCGCGCTTGTGGTTCTGGTCTTGCCAGAGGTTGTAGACCCAGGCGCCCTTGCGGCTGATCTGCGGGATGCGATCGCTGGCATTGAGCAAGTCCAGCATCTCGCGGCGCAGGCCCGGGTACTCGGGGCGGGCCTGCAGCTCAGCGAGGGTGAGCTGGTTGCGTTCCTTGACCCAGGCCAGGGCACGTTCGCCTTGCACCTCTTCCAGCCATTGGCGCGGGTCGATGCTGGCTGCTTCGGGTGTTTGGCCGGGCGTCTGGCCGGGTGTCTGGCTCAAGGCAGGGGCGCTGGTGGTCATGGTCATCAGTCCGAACAGGGCCAGGGACAGGGCGCGGGCGCCGAAGGCGTGCCGGCGCAACTGGGTTTGGGGGCTTGAGTTCATGGCGAGCATCCTAGGTGCAGCGACGCGGCGCGCCGCAGCGGCTTGTTGGAATGTGCGAATAGCGGATCGCAAGACCGCAGCGGTGGCCCGCGGCTTCCAGCTCCCACTCACTCACTCGTCGGCCGGCCGCTTCAGCGCGATAGGATTGATCTCGACCGAGCTCTCGGCGGTGGAGACGTAAATGCCGCCGTCCTGCACCGTCACCTGCAGCTGCATGCTGCGCTGGGCCAGAGCGGCCAGTGCCTGCGATTGCTCGGCCGGGATCTGCCAGACCGCCAGGCGCGGGCAGCGCTGCAGCTTGGATTCGATGCCCGCCCACCAGATCGGCGTGCTGTAGGCATAGCCGTAGACCGACACCTTCTCCGCCCGGCCGTGGGCCTTGAGCAGGCGGCGGTCGTCGGGCTGGCCGAGGTCGATCCAGTGCAGGATGTCGCCGGTCAGGTCGCGCTGCCAGAGTTCGGGCTCTTCGGCGTCGGCCAGGCCCTTGCTCAGCTCCAGCTTGCCGCGCAAATCATCGGCCGGCGCATTGAGCGCGAAGGCCAGGATGCGGACCATCATGCGTTCGTCGGTTTCCGAGGGCTGGCGCGCGATCGTCAGGTTGTGTTCGCCGTAGACATGGCGGTCCATGTCGGCGATCTGCAGCTGGGCTTTGTGGATGGTCGCTTTGAGGGCCATGGCGGGCGCGGTGCTTTCTGCTGAGGAAGAGGCAGCCCGAGGCGCGAGGCGGGCTCGGGGCAATCGCGCATTATCGGGGCTCGCCCCGGCGTCCCGCGCCGGAGCTCGGCCGCCCAGGCCAGGGCATGGGGGACAATCGGCCGCTTCTCCTCCACTGTCGGCGCCTTGTCGCGCCGCGAAAGCCTTGCCATGAGCATGAAGAAGACCGACCTCGACCGCCTTGCCGGCATCAAACTGGACAGCCAGATGCGCGGTGCCGCGATCCCCGGTCGCTTCGGCAAGCAGGCCGCCCAGCTGCCCGACCGCAAGGAGCAACGTCGCCTCGACGCGGCCGCCGGCCTGGTGCCTTTTGCCTGCAAGCTGCCCGCTGCCCTGACCCAGCAGCTGCGCGAACGCGCGGCCAGCCACGAGGGCGGCATCAACGGCCTGGTGGCCGAGCTGCTGCAGAAATCGCTGGCTTGAAGCCTGGAGCGGATGCCCGGGGCGGCGTCCGTACCCGGCCTGATCCCCGGCCATGCGCAGCCATGGCATGATGGCCGCCGTCGTGTGTTGGGCTGCGCCTGTCGCACCACATCGTTCCTGTTTTCTCTTACTTTTTTCTGTTCCTTCTTTGCTTTGTTGCATGCGCCAGGGTCGCTCATCGGGCCTGGCGGCTGTCCCGCCATCGAAAAAGAGACATTGCCATGAAACGTTTCATCATCTCCCTGGCCGCTGTGGCCCTGATGCCCGCCTTCGCGCAGACCGCCAACCCCGGTGCCAAGGTCGACCCCAAGAACAACAAGGTCAGCCGCCCCGTGGTGGAGAAGCCCAAGGTCAAGCTGCTCAGCCGCGATGAGCTGCGCAAGTGCATGGACCTGAGCGATGCCAACAACGTCGAAGCCGAGGCGGTGAAGGCCGACCAGAACACTTACAAGGAAACCGCTGCAGCCCTCAAGGCCGAGCGTGATGCGCTGCAAAAGGCCGACGAAGCCGCCGGCGTGGCCCTGTCGGAAATGAAGGCCGAGCGCGAAGCCATCCTGAAGGAATTCGAGAACATCAAGGCCTATGCTGAGAGCAAGGATCCTCGCCCGGATCGTGAGGTCCTGGAGGCTCGCAACAAGGCCTATCAGGAGCGCGCCAAAGCCTTTGACGCCCGCGTGACCGGCATCAACGAAAACAACGCCAAGAGCAACGAGGCCCGCAAGGCCTTCGGCACCAAGGTCGATGCGCTGAACGCCAGTTTCAAGGCGCTGGAAGAGCGCCAGGAAGCGCACCTGGACAAGGTCGATACCTGGAAGCAGGAGTGCGGTAACAAGTCCTACGACGAAGAAGACGAGAAAGCCATCAAAAAGGAGCGGGCTGCGGCCGGCAAGTGATGGCGGTCTTGGGTTGAGTTCGCTCACCCTGCGCCCGAGGCGCCAGGCCCAACGGCTTGGCGCCTTTGTGTTTTCTGGCGAGCGCGAGGCTTGATCAAGCAAGCCCGGTGTGACGCCCTTTCTGGAGTTCTCTCGTGTCTGCACCAACGACCAATCCCCTCTTGCAAGACTGGACCGGCCCCTTCGGTCTGCCCCCGTTTGCGGCCATTGAAGCCGCCCATTTTTCGCCCGCCTTCGAGCAGGCCCTGAATGAGCATCGCGCCGAGCTCGACGCCATCGCGTCGCAGAGCGAGGCGCCCAGCTTCGCCAACACCCTGGCCGCCTTCGACCGCAGCGGCCGCCTGCTGACGCGCTTGGAGCATTTGTTCTATTCGCTGGCGGCTTCGGCGTCCTCGCCCGAGATCCAGGCGGTGCAGCGCGCCCTGGCCGCGCCCTTGGCGGCGCACAACAACGCGGTGTATATGCACGCCGGCCTGTTCCAACGCGTGCATGCCGTGTACGAGCAGCGCGCCTCGCTGGGCTTGAGCGCCGAACAGCTGCGCCTGCTGGAGCGGGTGCATCTGGACTTCGTGCGTGCGGGCGCCCAACTGGCCCCCGAGGCGCAAGCGCGTTATGCCCAGGTCATGGAGCGCCTGGCCGAGCTCAACACTCAGTTCGGCCAGAACGTGCTGGCCGACGAAAGCGGCTTCCGCCTGGAGCTGCGCAGCGAAGAGGAGCTGGCGGGCTTGCCGGCGTTCGTGCGTGCCGCGGCGGCCCAGGCGGCCGCCGAGCGCGGCCTGGAGGCCGGCGTCCATGTGATCACGCTGTCGCGCTCGCACATCGTGCCTTTCCTGACCTTCAGCGAACGGCGTGATCTGCGTGAGCAGGCCTGGCGCGCCTGGGTGGGCCGGGGTGAGAAGGCCGGTGCCAGCGACAACCGCGCGATTGCGCAGGAGATCCTGAGCCTGCGCCAGGAACAGGCCCGCTTGCATGGCCATGCCTGCTACGCCGACTTTGCCCTGGCCGACACCATGGCCGGCTCGCGCGAGGCGGTGCTGGGCCTGCTCAACCAGGTCTGGGAGCCGGCCAAGGCGGCCGCCGAGGGCGAGCGCCAGGCCCTGGAGGGCATGATGGCCTCGCTGGACCTCCATGTCCCACTGGAAGCCTGGGACTGGCGCTTCTACGCCGAAAAGGTGCGCAAGGCGCGCTATGACTTGGAAGAGGCTGAGGTCAAGCCCTACTTCCCGCTCGATGCCATGGTGCAGGCCTTGTTCGACTGCGCCCAGCGCCTCTTTGGCCTGCGCTTTGTGCATCGCCCCGAGGTGGCCGGCTACCACCCCGATGTGCAGGTCTACGAGGTGCGCAATGCCGATGACAGCCTGCGCGGCGTCTTCCTGCATGACAACTTTGCCCGCCCCACCAAGCGCAGCGGCGCCTGGATGAATGCCATGCGCTGGCAGGCGCGCAACGGCATGGACTGCGTGCCCATCATCCTGAACAACAACAACTTCGCCAAAGGTGCGCCGGGTGAGCCCACGCTGCTGAGCTTCGACGATGCCCGCACCCTGTTCCACGAGTTCGGCCACGGCCTGCACGGCCTGCTGTCCGAGGTGGAGTTTGAGCGCCTCTCGGGCACGCAGGTGCTGCGCGATTTCGTCGAGCTGCCCTCGCAGATCTTCGAGCATTGGATGAGCGAGCCCGAGGTGCTCAAGAAACACGCCCGCCACTACCAAAGTGGCGAGCCCATCCCCGACAGCCTGCTGGCCAAGCTCAAGGCGGCCGAGTTGTTCAACCAGGGTTATGAAACCGTGCGCTACACCGCCAGTGCCCTGGTCGACCTGGCCGTGCATTCGCGCAGCGAGGCCGAGGGCCCGGATGTGGTGGCCTTCGAGGCCGAGTGCATGGCGGCCTACGGTTTGCCGGCCGCTGTGGGCATGAACCACCGCCTGACGCATTTCCAGCACCTGTTCTCAGGCGCCAGCTACGCCGCCGGCTACTACGTGTACATGTGGGCGGAAGTGCTGGATTGCGATGGTTTCGAGGCCTTTGTCGAAGCCGGCAGTGCCTTCCATGCGCCGACCGCTGAGCGCCTGCGCCGCTGCATTCTGTCCAGTGGCAACAGCCAGGAGCCCGGGGCCGCTTTTCGCGCCTTCCGTGGTCGCGATCCGGTGGTTCAGCCCATGCTCAAGAGCCGCGGCCTGCTGCCGGCTTGAGGAGGAGCAGGAGCAGAAGCAGGGCTTACTGACCCGGCGCCTTCAGCCGGGTAAGAAACTGGTCCAGGCCGGCGTGGAAGGCTTTGAAATCCACCGGCTTGGTCCAGTACTCGGCGAATCCCGCCGCCTGTGCGCGCCGCAGGTCGTCCGGCATGGCGCTGGCCGAGAGGGCGATGCAGGGAATGGAGGCCGTGGCCGGGTCGGCGCGCAGCGCCTCCAGCACCTGGAAGCCATTCATATCGGGCAGTTCCAGGTCGAGCAGGATCAGGTCCGGGCGAAGGCTGGCGGCCCGAGCCAGGCCTTGCTGTCCGTCGCCTGCCAGGCTCAGCTGCCAGACTGGGCGCAGAGCGACCAATTCCTGGACCACCAGCTGGTTGACGGGGTTGTCTTCGATGTACAGCAGCTGGGCCTGTGCAGGCGCCTTGTGGCTGCGCTCGGCTGCGTCGCTGGCCACAGCTGCGGCAGGGCTGCGAGCGGAGGCCGGCAGGCTGCTCAGGAACTCCGGACTTTGGCTGGACAGCGTGAACATAGCGTTACAGTCTACGGCGCTCCTGTGACAGTCAATTTGACTTGGATTCAGTCTGTTGAAAACTGTTCACGGGACTTGCCCGGGCTTGACGGTTCACCCGGTTTGGGATCCATGAATTCAGCCATAAATTTGGCCATAACTTCAGTTCTCCTCGCATGACTACTTCTTCTGCTGCTGCATCCGCATCGCCTCGCAGTGATGAGGGGCCGGTCGCCCTGGTCACCGGCGCCGGCTCGGGCATTGGCCGCGCGGTGGCCCTGGCCTTGCTGGGGGCGGGCTACCGGGTGGCCCTGCTGGGTCGCCGGGCGGAGGCCTTGGCCGAGACGGCCGTGCTGGGCGGCTTCGATCCGCTGCAGCCGGTCTCCTTGGATAGCGTGCTGGTGCTGCCGACGGATGTCAGCCGGCCGGAGGCCGTCAGTGCAGCCTTCGAAGGCTTGCGCCAGCATTGGGGGCGTTTGGATTTGCTGTTCAACAACGCTGGCATCGGTGCGCCCGCGGTGCCCATCGACGAACTCAGCTTCGAGCAATGGCGCTCCGTCCTGGACGTCAATTTGA contains:
- a CDS encoding M3 family metallopeptidase, producing MSAPTTNPLLQDWTGPFGLPPFAAIEAAHFSPAFEQALNEHRAELDAIASQSEAPSFANTLAAFDRSGRLLTRLEHLFYSLAASASSPEIQAVQRALAAPLAAHNNAVYMHAGLFQRVHAVYEQRASLGLSAEQLRLLERVHLDFVRAGAQLAPEAQARYAQVMERLAELNTQFGQNVLADESGFRLELRSEEELAGLPAFVRAAAAQAAAERGLEAGVHVITLSRSHIVPFLTFSERRDLREQAWRAWVGRGEKAGASDNRAIAQEILSLRQEQARLHGHACYADFALADTMAGSREAVLGLLNQVWEPAKAAAEGERQALEGMMASLDLHVPLEAWDWRFYAEKVRKARYDLEEAEVKPYFPLDAMVQALFDCAQRLFGLRFVHRPEVAGYHPDVQVYEVRNADDSLRGVFLHDNFARPTKRSGAWMNAMRWQARNGMDCVPIILNNNNFAKGAPGEPTLLSFDDARTLFHEFGHGLHGLLSEVEFERLSGTQVLRDFVELPSQIFEHWMSEPEVLKKHARHYQSGEPIPDSLLAKLKAAELFNQGYETVRYTASALVDLAVHSRSEAEGPDVVAFEAECMAAYGLPAAVGMNHRLTHFQHLFSGASYAAGYYVYMWAEVLDCDGFEAFVEAGSAFHAPTAERLRRCILSSGNSQEPGAAFRAFRGRDPVVQPMLKSRGLLPA
- a CDS encoding response regulator — protein: MFTLSSQSPEFLSSLPASARSPAAAVASDAAERSHKAPAQAQLLYIEDNPVNQLVVQELVALRPVWQLSLAGDGQQGLARAASLRPDLILLDLELPDMNGFQVLEALRADPATASIPCIALSASAMPDDLRRAQAAGFAEYWTKPVDFKAFHAGLDQFLTRLKAPGQ
- a CDS encoding YaeQ family protein, whose product is MALKATIHKAQLQIADMDRHVYGEHNLTIARQPSETDERMMVRILAFALNAPADDLRGKLELSKGLADAEEPELWQRDLTGDILHWIDLGQPDDRRLLKAHGRAEKVSVYGYAYSTPIWWAGIESKLQRCPRLAVWQIPAEQSQALAALAQRSMQLQVTVQDGGIYVSTAESSVEINPIALKRPADE